Within the Clarias gariepinus isolate MV-2021 ecotype Netherlands chromosome 27, CGAR_prim_01v2, whole genome shotgun sequence genome, the region CCAGGGTTATTTTTAAATCCTGtttcacaccttttttttttaaatctcttccGTATTCTTCCTTCATTAGTTTCCTTATCCTTACATCTGTGACATCCCCGCTTCCATCATgtactctgtctctttctctttccatcCTGCCCTGCACATCGTCATAGTAAAGATAGGATGGGGGCAGTCTTCCCAAGGGCTGGCTGCTTAGTGTGGAGGGGAGGGGTATATAGGGGCTGGGAGGGGGGAGGAAAGAGAGTGGATAACATGAGCTACATCATCTCAGGCAAGTGCAGATGAGAGAGCAGAACGAGAGGACAGGATCAGAGCAACTCAACTTTGATGGAGAGGTGGATTCATCTATGAAAATGTAAGAGTTGAGAGAGTTACTGATTGTTCTTTAAGGCGAGCATTTTGTCCTTGAGTGCGGCAGGGTGTCTGTGTTAGAATGCGATGCTTACTCGAGTAGGATAAATGTGTCATTCTTTAGATTGTCCTTTTTTCTGACATTGAGTATGCTTTGCAGCTGTTGTGTCAGAGTTCTGAGCAAGTATTCCGTATTTCTGACTTGTGCCGTACACGTTAGCGTGTTTTACTTATCTCCCTCCAGAACGTGTGGTATGTCACCCGTTCTACCCACGTCATGTAGATGCAACATGCTTTCGAGTCGGACAGGCTCCGTGCCATCTCTGGAATGTGTGCAATGTGTGCAGTGTATGTGGCTGTGGGTGCTTGTTTTCCCTCTCCATAAGAAACAGTGTGTGTCAGCACCTCAGAGCTACCAGCTCTCCCTGCTGTCTATATTCATTTGCCATTCATATGTCTTCCAGGTGAAGTATTCGACTCCAACTCATCAAACTCGCCCCAGACTCCCAGCATTAACGGTGACGACTCTCAAGACATGGTAACTCCCACACGGCCTCGCACCACAGAGGACCTCTTTGCAGCAATTCACAGgtacacaccttttttttttttttagtccttaTGTGACACCTATCGTTTTTCTTCTCGTCAATAAGCGTCTGTGAGTATTCTTTCCTAACTTTAAAGCAGTGCGTCTTCCTGATTCTCTAATAGATCTAACGTAGAGAGAGGCTTGTCTGGTTTCTCTGTCAGATTATACGGTTCTCAGCTGCAGGGTTAACTGAattaaggaggaaaaataaGCTTGTATACTGTGGATCCAGTCACTGCACACGTCTAGGgtcaaatgtgtttgtttttgtcaatGGCATGGTTTCTGTGTGGTGCATGAACAGTTTGTTCTGTTCCGTACAGACGCAAAGACAATTGTACAAATGCAGGAAAAATGGATTAAGAAGTAATGGATAAGCAAACACACATTGAACACACACTATTTGTCTGTAGGCCATGATCTCACCATCTGGCACTGAATGTGAAACCTgctttgtacatttttacattatgtgTCCTTTTATTACCTGTTTTCTTTGAGTTTCAGTTTAATATGTTGAAGGGGTCACACTGAGGTGAAATCTTATGTCATTTTTGAGGATGGCTCATATAGTTAAGGCTGacggttactgggttactgattggaaggttgggggttcgagcACCAGCACCACTAAGTTgacactgttgagcccttgggcaaggcccttaaccctctctCTTCCAGGGGGGAGGtaacctggctgaccctgtCATTATGGAATatctttaagtgtttgttttttttccagttataACTAGTCATTTTGAAAGAAACGATAATGTTTCCTAAGGCAGAATGAATTCAGCAAGAATCGCGGTCTCAGCCAATCCCTTGTGCTGCACCACTGTGCTTAACTTGTATGTATCCTATACAAAGATGCATGTCTCTTATTATCTTTGTTTCTGTCTCCCTTCATCTCTCCTGCCCACCGTACTGCTCAGCTCAGACCGTGAATGGCTGGGCATGAATGCCCCCCAGCCCCAGAGGTGCGGTCTGGCAAGTAATTGGCCGTTGGTGTTTCCCCTCTCGTGGCGGTGCCACAGTGGGATTACCCTTATAATCCTTTAGCACTGTAATACATTTCTGCTTGATTCCCCTGCTAATCCCTTTGTCCAGTAATCTACAGCGCTGGTGCAGATTTTATTTCAGAATCAGGACTAGTGGGCATGGTACTTGGGCACTCGTCTCAGTAAAGAGACTCCATTCTCTTCTTATTTACAATGATTTGGGGCACTTTTCCCAGAGTGCTCTAGTGCTTAATTCCCCTATCCcagggcaaacacacaaacacccaccTCCCAGATTTTAAAGTGCACAGATCACAATATTGCCCAACAGAAAGACATCCATGCTCTTCCAGTACATGCAACCCTGCACTGCAAAGACATGAACTACGTCAGGAACTACTAGTTATATTACTACTAGTTACTACTAATAAGAAAACTCGAAGCAGAATCATGGCAGGGTGGAGGTGTATTTCTCATTAGAGAAATAATAATGACATCAACcgtaattgtatttttttatctgaGTTGCTTTCTTTGCACTTTAGTTTATAATAAATTGGCTTCAATTACATAACTAATACACGGGTAACCTTGCAAGTTAAAACTCCCCGTCTCCGGCTTTTTATGTTCAGTTGTTCAGTTTTTAGttgcgggaaaaaaaaatagcttcttgcttgcataccatcttgCATAACCATGGTTTAAGTTCTCATCTCCTCCGTTTGAACACTTCTGACCCCCAACCTTGTGTTTTTACTTTGCAGGTCCAAGCGAAAGGTCCTGGGTCGAAGGGAGTCAGACGATGAGCGTGTGCGAGGTCAATCATCTCCTCCGGCCACACCGACAGGACCAGTTCCTTCCCTCACCTCGACTCTGCCTCGACAGTCTGGTTCTATCCAGCGCAGCCTGCGCAAATCAGCCACCAGCAGTGACACCTTCAAGGCACTGCTGTTAAAGAAGGGCAGCCGCGCAGAAGGCAGCTTCCGCATGTCCGCTACTGAAATGCTACGCACAACCGACCCGCGGTCCCAAAGGACTCGATCGCTAGACTCCTCTCTGGACCCGAGTTCACCTACAGGAGGCCTGGACAGCCCCTGCTCTTCCCCTGGTCGCAGCAAGAGGCTGCCGGAGGACTGGCCCCGGAATGAGACCGTACTGCAGCGTTACTCTCTGTCTTCGCCCTTGTCCCCTTCCTCCATGCTGGGACCAAAGTACGGCCGATCTCGCACACCGCCCTCTGCTGCCAGCAGCAGGTACAATTCCCGGAGTCGTATTCCTAGCAGCCCAATGACCGTTATCtgtgagagagaaggagagttAACCGAGAGTGGAGAAGGACTGGATGAAGCTGTTTCTCCATTAGGTTCCTCCATCACAGTTACTCAAGACTTAACTGGCACTTTATGTGAGGGGGAGACTTAACACGAAAATGACTTTTTCCCATTAAGGGAACGAATGAACTTCGTCACAGTGGCAGAGGACCAGTGGAAGAGCAGATGGGAGCCTCTTATCTGTCTGGTCCTCAGTCAAGGCTCCGGGCCATGCTGCACAAAACTGGTTGTAATGGTAGGAGATACGTCGAGCCATAAGGTGCCTCCTTCAGACTAATTTGTGTCTGAAGTAGATCCCATTTCTGTCCCAGCTCTTCACTATTTTTGTTCCTGCTGTTGTATGAGAGAAAGTGCTTTCCTTTATAGTAGTACACTTAAATCCATTTCTTTGTTCTGTTTGGTTTGCTTGTCACCTTCCACTGTTTACCTTAAGAACTTTATGTTGGGAAGGTATAAGGACTGAGttataataaacggtatgtggGAATCTGAGATGAAGGATTTGCCAAGCAAGTGTCATCCCTTCGACCAGTGGCTAGAACGGCTCTTCTTTGTGAAAAGCACAGCGTGTTCTCGAGCTTGCAGCCCAGCCCATCTGCAGCGAGCTGACCGATGAACACTTGCTTAGAAATTTATGGTGAATTTCAGATCGACAGACACACCGCCATGAACTCCGGATGCcgtgtaaaagcatttccactgTTTTCGCTCACTCTCGAGACTCACCTGTTGTGAGGGAACTGACAAGCAGGTCCAACACACAGTGGTGAAGAGTGTCATGTACAGGACTGTTGAAGCTGCACAACTGAGACGCAGGTTGAGGTGCTGTAGGAGAAGATTTTCTGTTCGATTTTTAGTATGTAGCTTTGCACTGTGTTCATGTGTCCGTTCGTCTGTTGCTCgttcaaaatgtttaaatgtcctGCCCGTGTTGGTTATGAGTTTTTACCCGCAAAGAGAAAACCTACTTGAACTGAGTAACATCCGTGttgtttgaaatatttttgttaaccAAAGAGTTTAAagctaaaatgtaaatgtggccTGCTGTAGGGACTCTGGGGAGCTCAGGCGCTCACTCGACTGGGAGCAATAAAGATTCTTCTGTAAAGCTTTGCTAAAGACTAGCTTTTACATTTCTTCTCATTTAATAACAACTTTAAAAATCTTACATAAAATCTCTCATGTGCAgttttatactgtttttttttttttttttgtatataaaccaaaaaataacttttggatttattttcaaaGAATTTGTACACCCTTGTTAGAGGAAATGGCTTTCTTTTGTagagtatttatttttagattaagCGGAATGTGATGTGGTTTATTTCAGAGGGGTTTTACAGATCTGCAGCACAGACTCATCATTATTTGGAAACAGTTACATCACTGTTTTAGTCCCATGATCAGTTTCCGACTTTGTGGCCTTTATGTCTCATTCTTGTCCTTTTGATCCAGGAAACCAAAAAGACAGTGACAGAGGAAGAAGGCTGCTAATCCTCATGTTTGTCTCTCTAATACAATAAATGGTGATATTTAAAAATGGGCCATCTGTGTTTGAGATTCACTGCTACCTGTCAGCTAGTCGGATAAACCACACTCATCACGGGCGTCTCCATGGCACCCATGGTCGTATGTCATCTCTAACGATTTCTGGAGGGTCACCGCTTACTGCTCGGTCATGTCCATCTTTGTCCTCACAATCTCAGTCATGTAGGCCAGAAGACACAGAGCCTTAATGCGGGTTAAGTCAGGCTTATAGAATTATGTCAGATATCCAAAACATTTGTGATTTTGATTTCCCCAACAAACTTATTTCCCACATTTTTCCGTTCCTTCAACAAGGAAACACGGTGTTAATGTCCCAGCCGAAGTAACTGTCAGATAATGCATGTCATATCTCAAAATCCTCTTATTTCACTCCAAATACGTTATTTCCGTTTCCATGTAAATGTGCTTTATAATGGCTATGTCcttccagagaacagcagagctaagCAACAAACTGGGGGAGGGGAATctccttatatgaggtcacaatagggtcaatcaaaaatagtaaaatgcaaaaagcatggcatctatatatatatataatattcagacaataaaatatatatattttatgcagaaatgctTTCAAAAGCATTCTTTTGCTCATGccttatttttgtatgtgcccaagacttttgcaaagtactataagtaaaatggaaaatacataagtatattaaaatactgaatgattttagTACATAATTACgcagacataataaacatatataacaacatTGGTACAGCacataatatggtgcctaagacttttgcacagtactgtatatatactgtacagtgtatatatctgtatatacacacacacacacgtgtgtatgTATTAGTATGGTATGTATATATggtatgtatatacattttataaacattcttatttataaatgtattatttacattttttttttttttttaagaattatgaaaaaaacttttaaagttcatttagagttaccagcctcaaaaatcacaaactaacagcacctcagattatgGCTGTAATAAAGATTTGCAGAGCATGGGTAGCAGACACATTTCAATATCAATTGTTTTAagtagattattgcatattttagatgtgttcaatattgttttttttatgtagaaagaaatcaaaatcaGGAAAGTCCAAacctttgtatatatatataagtgtgtgtgtgtgtgtgtgtgtgtgtatatatatatatatatatatatatatatagtgtgagagagagatacacaCTGGGGACCCATCTAAATGtctctaaaaatataaattttgcaTAACAGGTCCTGTTTAACATCTCATGTTCTAATTTTATTTACCTTAGTCTAAACAACATTCATCTCCTGAACCCGTTGCCATGGgctctaaataaattaatataatgcaccatggtatatgtaatacaTTTGGTATATGTAAtgtagagtatatatatatatatatatatatatatatatatatatatatatagttgtgttcaaaatagcagtgtgttgaaacaagtgagtaaagctccatatccatatataAACTTgcatgcattggacaccctgcagaTTCTATTCTCAATCAcaacatgaaaataaatgtgctaaatgtattatttgtttacaggaatgaagaaaaacaaatattagtctgttcaaaaaaataactgtcatcattcatctttacaaagtgatgaatttaccgtttaaacaaaaatgcttgaactttaatcttttttgtgcatctctgagctaatatttagttgtataaccatgctttcagagaactgcttcacatctgtgacaattgtactacacgccacaattcctctgcatttcttggttttgcctcagaaacggcatttttattgtcaggccacaacttttctattggattagggtctggaGCTTGGGCTGGCCACTTCATAAcgttaatcttgttggtctggaaccaagatgctgctcgcttactggtgtgtctggggtcgttgtcttgttgacaCACAGTTCCCCAagtactcacaggtaactttagatgttctttgaTCATGCTGAAACTGATTATTAGCTAAGTCTTTTCCAATTTTGTTATACTTCGATCCATTCGAATAGTTTTCCTTTTCCATCCATGTCTTTGTGGTTTTGGTCTCCCATTTTAAAGCAGttaatatcattttagcagagcagccgatcattttctgcacttctttgtatgttttttttttttttatctctaatcaacttttgaatcaaaatacgctgttgttctgaacaatgtctgaaaTGACCTGTTTTACTCaggaaatgcacaggacaaccttttctgcatttatccttaaataaggggaatTCTCCAATTAACCTTCATACTGCTTTTATTTTGAACACACCCTatttcaattaatgattaaattacatagaatcaggtgcatccaatcatgactgttggttttctattactccactacacccacaagtaaaatatttaccatgaagaaatataatttttttccaaaaacaattattgatctgcTTACTGATGTTagactgctattattttaaacacaactgtatatacagtatatatactcagcaaaaaaagaaacgtcctctgactttcaactgtttttactttcagtaaacttaatgtgtaaatatttgtatgaacactaaaagagtcaacaccataagacataaactaaaaatgtttcacaatgtgtccctaaatgaagggaggctcaaaatcaaaagtaccagtcagtatctggtgtggccaccagctgcttaaagtactgcagtgcatctcctcctcatggactgcctattgcggacagtctgagcactgatggagggattgtgtgttcctggtgtgactcgggcagttgttgtggccatcctgtacctgtcacgcaggtgtgatattcggatgtaccgatcctgtgcaggtgttgttacacgtggtcttccactgcgaggatgatcagctgtccttcctgtctcccagtagcgctgtcttaggcgtctcacagtgcggacatggcaattcaTTGCCCTAGTCACATCAGCAGTcttcatgcctccctgcagcatgtctaatgcacgttcacgcagatgagcagggaccctgggcatctttctttgggtgtttttcacagtcggtagacaagtctctttagtgtcctgcgtttttagaactgtgaccttaaatgcctactttctgtaagctgttaaggtcttaacgaccattccacaggtgcatgttaattaattgattatggttaattgaacatgcatggaaaacattgtttaaaccctttacaatgaagatctgtaaagttatttggatttttacaatattattgttgaaatacacagtcctgaaaaagggacgtttctttttttgctgagtatatatacagtatatatatatatatatatatatatatatatatatatacacacacacacacacacacaaaagcacatTTATCCATTTACACAGGAATACTGTGGACAAATAAAAATTCCACTATTCATCTTCAGCTTTGTGCTTTTGTGGTTTATGCAATACAGCCAGGTGTTGCTCTGCTACTTTTCTTTGTGTTGTTAGTCTGGGTCAAGGGGTAGCAGACGCAGATGCATCCACTGGCTGAGGGTCTTTGTGTATAAAATGATAGACTCGTTATTACTTAACTTCTTTTCATTGCTAATTCCTTTAGTGTTTATAAATTGAGCACAAaagcaagttttatttttaattccacAACTCTCACTGATCTGGATTTGTGATGCTGTCACAGAAATAACAGATCCTGACTGTGTTTTGGCTGGGTATCAGCACGCAGTATATTAATGCAGTTCTCACACAGTGCTGAGTGCATGAACATGATCCTCAGGCAACACTTGCCTCGAAAATAAACCTGATGACAGTGCAGAGTCTACATGAGGATCAGTGAATACTTTCTCCCTGCAGCTGTACTCGTGTTTTTCTCGTATTTTAGGCTTAAATCATCCACACTAAAAAGGTTGAACAAATAAAACAGTCATATTTAATATAGAATgattaaacattataaacatttcaTTCCAATAATCATTTATTGTTGTAGAAGGTGTCGACATTTAATGAATCAATTTCACTTATGAAATGATGATTAAAGACTTGAAATGACAAAGAGTGCAGTCTCATAGTACATAGTAATAGGACTTAACCTGGAAGAAAAAGGAATGTAATAGTGTTCACATTAATTGGTTATATGATGATTGAGGAGTAGTGCCTGGCCACAGTCGAGCAAAATCAGACAAGTGATCACGAACCCTGTCTTGTTTTTTAACTGGATACAAATAATTATTCTCCCTGACTAACAGGCGGTGTGAGTAGTGTAAACTCTAATACAAGGGCTGTACCGAACACAGTGCAAAAGTGgactttgctttttattttatttttttacacatagtGTGACAGACTAACTCTTCCCCTATAGTCAACAAcataaggaaagaaaagagtaaaattaatttacattacaCTTCCTTTCAGGGTGAAAAACTTTACAGTtgatgtgcagagcaggaaaatttaTAACAACCAACACCTatggtaatatttatattatgacAGACTTCAAAGAAGCACTGtactacattacatttaggcatttggcagacggctttatccagagcgacttacatttgtatttcattataTGCCCAACTGATGATTGATTATGGAATGTAGAAGAGTTACCAATATGTGCAATTTAAATGACCCACAAAAAGGAACTTTATGTCCACTTTTGCACTGCTTTCAGTTCAGCTCTCTAATTAATCATACAATGTCATCACAGAACAGTTATAGCCAGCCAGATTAATATACATGCATATTGAATATACTGAATATCCCTGACCTTTAGTAGTATGCTGGTAAACACACCATCTAATGTGAAAACACAATCTTGACATCATGTCTGCATGACTGATACCCAATGAAAGCTGTACTGGACCGTTTCCCCTAACATTATCTTCCCACTTTGGTCATTTGCCAATTCTCAGCCAGCGGGTaactctctctttcctttcccACAATAGCTACCAGCCAGAGACGGCAAAGGCTAACACCTGCTTCCTGCATTTTCTCATCTGGCTAATTAAGGAAcaaaaggaaatatttaataattcaccccatgtaaagcaaaagcacacagacacaataaAAAAGGAGAATGTAGACACGGATACTGTAGGATGTCTGCAGTACTGATGGAATTATTGAATTATGTTTGGACTTCCTTTCTAGACAGGCACTTACGGACATAAAGGCACGACAACAGAAATTATAAAATCCAAACCCCGAAATTTGaccttttttaatgcattatgtAAAGGACGCACTGATTTactcttttctctcttcctgTTCGAGCCAGATTTCGTTCTTGCGGTTAACAAGCTTGAAGGGGCTGTCGTAGCCCACGCGGTAGTAAGGAACCTCTTTGAAGCTCTTTCCATCCCTCTTCAAGCTCTCCATCAGCTTAAGCATTTCATCATGGGAGTTCTGAGCGTTTGCAAAGCCTCCGAAGGTCCTaccgcgtgcacacacacacacacacacacacaaaacaaacaatacgTAAACACACGAGTTTAGAGCATCACTTATAAAGGTGAGTCGACGTTCTATTGTAAATACCTGACGAACACGGTGAACTCCTTCCTGTTCTCGACGAAGATTTCAGGGATGCTGGGTTTAGGGGGCTCAGCCTGGTGTGCCTCAGGGACGTAAAAGGCCACAGTAAAGGAGCCCTCACATGCCGGCTCGGCTCCAGGGTTAATATGACAGGTTACTGGGGCAGTCATGTCCACGGTAACCTCTAATACAGAGCACATCATTATAGGAAGAGGAGGTAAGAAACCATTGTACTTCTTTCacagttaaacagtttatttttttaaagaaaaaaaatgacttcaTCGCAAGtcacaggttttatttatttacttgttttaaCAGGTTATTGCCGAACATGCACTACAGACACTACTCATAATCTAGTGTCGTTTAAAAAGGAAGAATTATTTGTTAGTGTTAATGCTAAATAATAGGCAGAGATAAGGCAGTTGTTTAATTTGGGAAAGACTTTAGAGCAGAGAACACAAGATTTTGTGGTTTGCGGGTGCATGAGCTGCATTTGTTTACGAAAGAGAACATAACCTGTTATGATACAAGTTGCTTCGTAAATATTTTACGATGTTATATGTaattacaaggggtgttcaagtcaaaccgggacttatcATAAAATTTCTCATGTATGAGGCTATGAAAGTGACTgaaatttacagaagatttcaagcacagtacgtcgatgagactcttagctgcagtaaaacatttaaatggtgcaaacttgTTAAAGAAGGCTCATATCCCAGCCAAGGTGCacatccttgaaaatcgacagataacttatCACccacttgcagaagagacgcatttgactgtgtacacacagtcattcaccaacGTTCGcacacagtcctgacctcaagacatttccacatgttttaaacattaaaggagttcctgggaggccagtttTTCAGACATAAAGTACTGtaggctctggcatactgagaaaactttctaccttgatgtactagtgaaatgatggaaaaagtgcactcttataactgtgttctgttattctgcacaatctaaAGTGTCCTGGTTTGACATGAACCCCTGAATTTTTTCCAGCCCCTTTCTTTAGCAAGTTGTTGGTCTTTAAGAAAAATCAAAGACTTTGTTCGATGcggtaatgaaaaaataaatcacttcgGGTGGTAACATTAAAGCTTCACACCGCGCCACCATTTTTT harbors:
- the hebp2 gene encoding heme-binding protein 2, producing MLRTMGKMMFGSWESPKFTLQESKADDYEVRTYHTTNWVSTTVSGMDQDEALSTGFKRLFKYIQGTNEKQVTVDMTAPVTCHINPGAEPACEGSFTVAFYVPEAHQAEPPKPSIPEIFVENRKEFTVFVRTFGGFANAQNSHDEMLKLMESLKRDGKSFKEVPYYRVGYDSPFKLVNRKNEIWLEQEERKE